The proteins below are encoded in one region of Pseudomonas putida S13.1.2:
- a CDS encoding class I SAM-dependent methyltransferase: MRSPIKLEFSEKYDKDHAREYFLKHQDGLARRLSHKRDEQLARRALALAGEPGLVLDLPCGAGRFWPLLAEKPNRVIIGADNSEAMIETACAAQPPEVVARVRPLQTSAFAIDLPDNAVDSIFCMRLFHHIGESAHRKTILSEFQRVSRDSVILSLWVDGNFKAWRRKKLEQRRSAEAEQDNYQNRFVLPAETVEEEFRAAGFRIQERLDFLPFYAMWRVYVLRKG, from the coding sequence ATGCGTAGCCCCATCAAGCTTGAATTTTCCGAGAAGTACGACAAAGACCATGCGCGTGAGTACTTTCTCAAGCACCAGGACGGCCTGGCGCGACGTCTTTCCCACAAGCGAGATGAGCAACTGGCGCGTCGCGCCTTGGCATTGGCCGGTGAGCCTGGCCTGGTGTTGGACCTGCCGTGCGGGGCGGGCCGCTTCTGGCCGCTGTTGGCAGAAAAGCCCAACCGGGTAATCATCGGCGCCGACAACTCCGAAGCGATGATTGAGACAGCGTGCGCCGCGCAACCGCCAGAAGTGGTGGCGCGGGTACGTCCTTTGCAAACTTCTGCGTTTGCCATTGACCTGCCGGATAACGCGGTGGACAGCATTTTCTGCATGCGCCTGTTCCACCACATTGGCGAATCCGCCCATAGAAAGACCATTCTTTCGGAATTTCAACGAGTTAGCCGTGATAGTGTGATCCTGTCACTCTGGGTGGATGGCAATTTCAAGGCCTGGCGCCGGAAAAAACTGGAACAACGCCGCAGTGCCGAGGCCGAGCAGGACAATTACCAGAACCGTTTTGTGTTACCGGCCGAAACGGTCGAAGAAGAATTCAGGGCTGCCGGCTTCAGAATCCAGGAACGCCTCGACTTCCTGCCGTTCTATGCCATGTGGCGGGTCTACGTATTGCGTAAGGGGTAG
- a CDS encoding sensor histidine kinase, whose amino-acid sequence MEFKQSLAQRIIIAFALMSALVAGAFAFGIVATVHLVEERLISSVLGGDLQRLLRMDSVGDWSHRPRPDQLFYFSGGRDDFELPKDLRHLDRGFHEVFRDQLSYHAMVEIVDGRRYVLLQDQSDFEERERVLFAVVVVGFVLSLVLAVILGWLVARRVMAPVIRLARQVRHRDQLLGLAPPLAPDYAADEVGQLAVAFDDTLGRLRDALTRERLFTSDVSHELRTPLMVLATSCELLMENPNLDARARSQVERVARATEEMRELVKTFLMLARAQRDEGAVASQATLREVADELIGVWRDTIEQKGLTLYFDGRVSASPVLYNATFLQSVMGNLLRNAAHYTDSGYIRLSLEANGFSVEDSGVGIPEEQREAMFKPFVRGDERRGEGLGLGLSLVQRICDDQGWRVTLTSTLPHGCRFQVDLSNTTGKGDLEAIAE is encoded by the coding sequence ATGGAGTTTAAGCAAAGCCTTGCCCAGCGCATCATCATCGCTTTTGCCTTGATGAGCGCGCTGGTCGCCGGAGCGTTCGCCTTCGGCATCGTTGCCACTGTGCACCTGGTCGAAGAGCGGCTGATTTCCTCGGTATTGGGCGGTGACCTGCAGCGCCTGCTGCGCATGGACAGCGTCGGTGACTGGAGCCACCGGCCACGCCCCGATCAGCTGTTCTACTTCAGCGGCGGGCGTGACGACTTCGAGCTGCCCAAAGACCTGCGCCACCTCGACCGTGGCTTCCATGAGGTGTTTCGCGACCAGCTGTCGTACCACGCCATGGTCGAGATCGTCGATGGCCGCCGTTATGTGCTGTTGCAGGACCAGAGCGACTTCGAAGAACGCGAGCGCGTGCTGTTCGCGGTGGTGGTGGTGGGCTTCGTCCTCAGCCTGGTGTTGGCCGTCATCCTCGGCTGGCTGGTGGCGCGTCGGGTGATGGCACCGGTGATTCGCCTGGCCCGCCAGGTGCGCCACCGCGACCAGCTGCTGGGCCTGGCGCCGCCGCTGGCACCGGACTATGCCGCAGACGAAGTCGGCCAGCTGGCAGTGGCCTTCGACGACACCCTGGGCCGCCTGCGCGACGCGCTGACCCGCGAACGGCTGTTCACCAGTGACGTCAGCCACGAGTTGCGTACGCCATTGATGGTGTTGGCAACGTCCTGCGAGCTGTTGATGGAGAACCCCAACCTCGACGCCCGCGCGCGTAGCCAGGTGGAGCGCGTGGCGCGGGCCACGGAAGAAATGCGCGAACTGGTCAAGACATTCCTGATGCTGGCGCGGGCACAGCGTGACGAGGGGGCGGTGGCTTCGCAGGCGACCCTTCGCGAAGTGGCCGACGAACTGATCGGCGTGTGGCGCGACACCATCGAGCAGAAAGGCCTTACCCTGTACTTCGATGGCCGCGTCAGCGCCAGCCCGGTGCTGTACAACGCCACTTTCCTGCAGTCGGTGATGGGCAACCTGCTGCGCAATGCTGCGCACTACACCGACAGCGGCTATATCCGCCTGAGCCTGGAAGCCAACGGCTTCAGTGTGGAGGACAGCGGTGTGGGCATCCCCGAAGAGCAGCGCGAGGCCATGTTCAAGCCGTTTGTACGTGGCGATGAGCGGCGCGGCGAGGGCCTGGGGCTGGGGCTTTCGCTGGTGCAGCGAATCTGTGACGACCAGGGCTGGCGCGTTACCCTGACATCCACCTTGCCGCATGGTTGCCGCTTCCAGGTAGACCTGAGCAATACCACGGGCAAAGGCGACCTGGAAGCCATTGCCGAGTAA
- a CDS encoding lipopolysaccharide kinase InaA family protein has product MAVAQKGESRFDFYWRQQGEWVEEPNQRRGGESGVQRLNDASGKLLYAKRQVGHIYRSVLHPFGRPTVLRELDALNSFEQLGVRVPRIVFCGAERDADHQWRALLVSEALDGFVELDTWHAEGARERYPQVVHERMLKDLADNLARMHLGHWQHGCLYGKHVFIKVIGEGDQARVEVALLDLEKCRRRISCQRAAGNDLRQLRRHSSLNDAEWQSLLYFYQMAFGSAVKGLA; this is encoded by the coding sequence ATGGCTGTAGCCCAGAAAGGCGAGTCGAGGTTCGATTTTTACTGGCGCCAGCAAGGCGAGTGGGTAGAGGAGCCTAACCAACGCCGTGGTGGCGAGAGTGGCGTGCAACGCCTCAACGATGCCAGCGGCAAACTGTTGTATGCCAAGCGCCAGGTCGGGCATATCTACCGCAGCGTGCTGCACCCTTTCGGCCGACCGACCGTATTGCGTGAACTCGATGCGTTGAACAGCTTCGAGCAACTGGGCGTGCGCGTACCCCGCATCGTCTTCTGTGGTGCCGAACGCGATGCCGACCACCAGTGGCGTGCGCTGCTGGTAAGCGAAGCGCTTGACGGGTTTGTCGAACTGGACACCTGGCATGCCGAAGGTGCCCGCGAGCGTTACCCGCAGGTGGTGCATGAGCGCATGCTCAAGGACCTGGCGGATAACCTGGCGCGCATGCACCTGGGGCACTGGCAGCACGGCTGCCTGTATGGCAAGCACGTATTCATCAAGGTGATTGGCGAGGGCGACCAGGCCCGCGTCGAAGTGGCGCTGCTGGACCTTGAGAAGTGCCGGCGGCGTATCAGCTGTCAGCGTGCGGCAGGTAACGACCTGCGCCAACTGCGCCGCCATTCGTCGCTCAATGACGCGGAGTGGCAGTCGTTGCTCTACTTTTACCAGATGGCGTTTGGCAGCGCTGTCAAAGGGTTAGCGTAA